AATAAATATCAAAAACAAGAACAAAAAAATAATGGCCCTTACTGTGATAAAGAATTTTATCCGTGTCAAGATGGCTCATGCCAATCATCAGTAGATACTAAGCAAGAACCTTGCTACGGCAAAATGTATTGCGTACGTGTTAGCGATGATAGTAACGTTGAAATTAGCCAAGCTGTACCTGAATATGCAACAGTAGGATCTCCTTATCCTATTGAAATTCTTGCTGTAGGTAAAAGAGATTGCGTTAATGTTGTTATCACTCAACAGCTTCCTTGCGAAGTTGAATTCATAAGCAGCGATCCTGCGACAACACCTACTTCCGATAGTAAATTAATTTGGACAATTGATCGCTTAGGTCAAGGTGAAAGATGCAAAATTACTGTTTGGGTAAAACCTCTTAAAGAAGGTTGCTGCTTCACAGCTGCTACCGTATGTGCTTGCCCAGAACTTCGCTCTTATACCAAATGCGGACAACCTGCTATTTGCATTAAGCAAGAAGGCCCTGAGTGCGCTTGCTTACGTTGCCCAGTTTGTTACAAAATCGAAGTTACCAACACAGGTTCTGCTATAGCCCGTGGTGTTGTGGTTGATAACCCAGTACCCGATGGGTATTCTCACCCTTCAGGACAACGCGTTCTTTCCTTTAACTTAGGAGATATGCGTCCTGGTGATACAAAATGCTTCACTGTAGAGTTTTGCCCTCAAAAAAGAGGAAAAATTACCAACGTTGCTACTGTATCTTACTGCGGTGGACATAAGTGTTCCGCTAACGTAACTACTGTAATCAACGAGCCTTGCGTACAAGTAAATATCTCCGGAAATGACTGGTCTTACGTATGTAAGCCTGTAGAGTACACCATTGTTGTATCTAACCCAGGGGATCTTAAACTTTACGATGTTGTTATAGAAGATTTAATCCCATCAGGAATTACAATTTTAGAAGCTCCTGGTGCTGAGATCTGCTGTAACAAAGCTGTATGGTGCATTAAAGAGATGTGTCCAGGAGAAACTCTTCAATTTAAAGTTGTTGCTAAAGCTCAAACCCCAGGCAAATTTACAAATCAAGTTTCCGTAAAAACAAACTCTGATTGTGGATCTTGCACTTCTTGCGCAGAAGTTACAACTCATTGGAAAGGTCTCGCAGCTACCCATATGTGCGTAATTGATACCAATGATCCTATTTGCGTAGGTGAAAATACTGTATACCGTATTTGCGTAACCAACCGTGGTTCTGCAGAAGATACTAACGTTTCGTTAATCCTTAAGTTTTCTAAGGAATTACAACCCGTTTCTTCTTCGGGTCCAACAAAAGGAACCATTACAGGTAATACAGTAGTATTCGATGCTTTACCTAAACTAGGTTCTAAGGAATCTGTAGAGTTTTCCGTAACATTGAAAGGAGTTGCTCCTGGAGATGCCCGCGGAGAAGCTATTCTTTCTTCAGATACTTTAACAGTACCTGTAGCAGATACGGAAAACACACACGTTTATTAATCTTTTAAAATTCTTTAAAAGATCTTAAACGAAAAAGCCGTCCTAGATTGCATCTAGGGCGGTTTTTTTTGTTTCAGACTTCTTGAAATTCTTTGGAATTTTTTGAAGAGCCCTCTTGATAAAATCTAAAAAAATTAAATTAAAAATTTTAATTAAATAATGGAGTTGGTTAAACTCTTTCGTCTTACGTTTTTAGAGAAGGAGTTTAACATGTTAACAGGTGTAGAAAATAGCGAAAGCGGCGTTATCGATCTAATTAAACCAGGATTGGATGATGTAATGAAAAACGAAACAGTACAAGTGACTTTGGTGAATTCTGTATTAGGATGGTGTAAAGCGCATATCGTTGATCCGATAAAGACATCCAAAATTGTACAATCAAGAGCCTTCCAAATTACCATGGTTGTACTTGGAGTTATCCTACTTATTGCTGGTTTGGCTTTAACTTTTGTATTGCAAGGGCAGCTTGGCAAAAATGCCTTCTTATTCTTAATCCCTGCGGTTATTGGTTTGGTTAAACTTCTAACCACCTCAGTGTTTATGGAAAAACCTTGCACTCCAGAAAAATGGCGTTTATGCAAACGTCTTTTAGCAACAACTGAAGATATTCTAGATGATGGGCAAATTAACCAATCAAATACGATTTTCACTACAGAAAGTTCCGACGTAACGAATACAGCAACGCAATCGTAGTTAAGATGGCATAGCCTTGAACTTTGTAATGTTTTGAGACATTAGGAGGCGTTTAGCCTCCTAAAGAAATAGCCGCCTTGCGCTCTCTTAAAAGAATCATGTCCTTTAAAATATTCACAGATTCTTCCATTTGTAAATCATTGCTTCCAAAAGGTCGTATTGCCTCTGAGGGATCTTTTAACTCATCTAAGAAGATCTTATAGTTCTTATTTTCACTTAGACGTTGTTTACTATTTGCGGTTAGCTGAGGAAGCATCTCTTTCCAAACAGTCTCTTCTTTCTGTAGATTGGGAGTGTAGTATTTTTGAAACCAAGGACGCATTTGGGCATCTAGGTCTTTTAAATTATCATCCATCACATTATCACAACTATCCGCAGGGAGGGGATGTTCTAGATAACGCTCTCCTAAAGGTTCTGCAAAATAACGCGAGGCGATATGGATATCAGAGCGTACACCTTGAAGTTGTGTAGATTTTCCAGAAGGAGAGTAGTATTTCCCTACAGTAACCTTGAAGAAGCCCTCTTTATCAGAATCTGCCGTAATTGTTTGATGTTGGATTGTCCCTTTCCCATAAGTTTGTTCATCACCAACGATTATAGCTACGCCATAATCTTGAAGCGTTTGAGCAACAATTTCCGCCGCAGATGCAGAGCTTTTCGAAACAAGAATAGTTAAAGGACCATCGTAGAACTTTTTAGGAGATACTGTGCGGTAACGCTTGATGCTGCCGTCTGCGTAGCGAGAGACAACAACGACACCGTTAGTCATAAATAATCCCGACACCTTGATAGCTTGTGAGAGAAATCCCCCAGTATTTTCTCGAATATCTAAAACTAGCCCTAGGAGATTCTTATCTTGTAGACTTTGAATCGCACGTTTTAAATCTTGTTCGCTAGAGATTTGATTTTCTCCTTCATAAAAAGAATGCAGCGTGATCTTTCCTATAACCCCATTGCCATAGGACTCATAGGAGACATCCACACGACGATCGTCCAAGCTGATCTTCTCACGTCTTAATTTTACTGTACGGTTTTGATCTTGACTATGGACATCTAAGGTAACTTCAGAACCTTGAGAACCTCTAAGACAGTCTAATACCGCTCTAAAGGGAAGATTCTCTATATTTTTGCCATCAACACGATAAATGATGTCATCAACATGTAAGTCTCCAGTTTTGTGGGCAGGCCCTCCAGGAATGATCTCCTTTACACTAACCCCATCAATATCTTCTTTTAAGATTACACCAATCCCACACATGCCTTTTTCTAATTGAATACGCATAGCAAGGGCTTCATCCTTACTAAAGTAGGTGGTATGCGCATCTAAGCTATGAGCCATAGCCTTAACTACACGAACATGGAAGTGGTGCGACTCCTCTTGAGGAGACATAGGTTTCCCATAGTCATTAATCCCTAAGTAGGGGTTTTCATGCGCTTCGAGTTGTCGTACACAAAGTTGAGTTAAAGAAGCTTCCTTGCCCTGATAGCGGTTTTTAGAACTATCTGATAGGTACACAGAAATATAAGAGAGAAGTAAAGAACGCTGTCTTTCTTTAACCTCTTGGATAGAGCGCGCCCACTGCTTAGGTTTCTTAATCAGTGCATGGGTAGCAGCTTCTTTAACCAAAGCCTCAGGATCAGATAACCATTCAGTTCGCCACTCGCGTGCTCGAATAATGCTATCTTTAATTACACGATTTAAATTCTGATAAATCGCAAAATTATTCGTCTTATAATTTTTCAACAGACGTTTCTTGATATCTGTAGATTGGATAAAATTACCTACCTCTTGTTCTGTAAGATAAGCTTTGTGAGAATCAAAAGATTGCGAATATCCTCTTAATGAACGCATAAGAATATCGGGGGAGATATCTTGAACATCCACATGATATTCAATCAATCGATCCACAGTTTTTCGGATGTCTGCTTCATGAAGTAATTCAGAAGCAAAAGAGAAACTGGGAAGGCAGGTTAGAACAAGAGCGCAAAGACGTAGTATTTTTATCATTACAAATATCTTTGTTGATCACGGATACTCGTAACATCGACACAAAATCCTCAGGCTTGAGCGAAGATTTTTGGTCTCCAAAAAAAAACTATTTAGAATAAACAGGTTGGTAAAAAAAATATTCTTTTTAAGATAGCGGAGCGAAGGGACGTAATACGTCGCACGCATCGCAAAGTGTATTGATCAATAATATTCCGGCTGCAATGAAAACCAAGAAAGAACCTATAATAAAGTAGGCTCCTGAAAAAGGTAGTGTTGCTTGAGGAAGGAAACTTAATCCAGATAAAATCAAAGCAAGAATCAAAAATACAGCCGCCGCCGCAGTCATCACAATATTGCGAGAGGAAGCATATACTCGCTGCTGACAACTTGCGTGTAAAGAATTAGCTGGAATTTCCGTAATCATGCCTACCTTCGACTTATTTAGGAATAAATATTATAAAAAAAATGACATAAGAAAACACTTAAAATAAAAGTTTTTTAACTTAGATCGTTTTCGAGATTCTTTTATGCATTATCTTTGTTTTTTCACATTGATGGCTTCTATTTTAATGAGTGGAGCTGCTTCTCGTGCATATGCTGAAGATTTTCCTTGGGTAGCACCCAAATCTCTTACCATACTCGGTAGCCCCTTTATCGATGTTGTTCTCGATGTTGATGAAGAATTTATCGAAAATTGTAATTTGAAAATCGGAGAGATACAGACTTTAAGTAGCTTCGATATTAAAAAATTTTTTTTTATGTATAAAGAGGCTTTCCCTGAGAATCCTATTCAGGTGACGAGGAAAGAGCCTCTCAGTCTTACTGAAGATCAGCTAGCTAACTTAGGGATTGCAAGTTTACGCAATGGTAATGCCTATTTCAATTCTCCAAAACATGCGGAGCATGGCCCCGCATTTAATGAGTTGGATCAACTGCGACTGATTTTATGCTGCCCAAATCAAGAAGACACTTTATGTTACTTCTCCCAGGAAGCTCCTGAGTCTTCAACGGAATTGTGTCTATCTCCTGATGGGCGATATACTCTGATTGATAGTGAATTATTTCTTTGCGGCTTTTGTATAGAAAGTTTTTTAAAAAGAACAGAGAGCCAGACACAAAAGGTCTTGCTTGATCTGAATAATTCACGTGTTGCTTCTCGATTTAGAGATCGGATTTGGTCGTTATTGCCGTATATAGACGTTCTTTTTTTATCCGAGGGGTCAATAGAAGCGATCACAGGGATTTCCAATCCAACTACGGCAAGACGCCTGCTTTCTCGCATTGTTCCTACGGTATTTGTTCAAAATGCATCTGAAGACAAAGCACATATCTACTTTATGCAACACGGAAAAGAAACAGCTTATAGTTTAAAACAAGACACACAACAAATCGTTCTAGGGTTTCTTTTCGGCTATATTAACGATAATGTAGTCGATAATTATTTCCACTCTAGTGATCTTTTATTTGAAAATGCCTAATTTCTTCTCTTACGAATCATAAGAGTCATTTTTCCAATGCTAAAACTGAAAAATAAGTTTTTCACGTTAGAACGATTTTTTTGAATATCAGATGATTATACTCTAATTCCTATCTGAAAATAAGCCCTTGCAAACAAAGGGATCCTTACTCTATATTTTCCCCCTTATAGTAGTTAGGTTGAATTGAGAAGGATACATGCCAACCATTAATCAATTAATACGTAAAAAGCGTCAATCTAGCGCGTCTAGAAAGAAATCTCCAGCCTTGCAGAAATGTCCACAAAGACGTGGTGTATGTCTACAAGTGAAGACAAAGACTCCTAAAAAGCCGAACTCAGCTTTACGTAAGGTTGCTTGGGTGCGCTTGTCTAATGGCCAAGAAGTTATCGCTTACATTGGTGGTGAAGGTCATAATTTACAAGAGCACAGCATCGTTTTGGTTCAAGGTGGTAGGGTTAAAGATTTGCCTGGTGTCCGTTATCACATCGTTCGCGGAGCTCTAGACTGTGCTGCTGTCAAAAATAGAAAACAAAGCCGCTCTCGATACGGAGCAAAGCGTCCTAAGTAGGACTATTCTTTATTTAGGAATGAGAAGTTAGAGGTTAATTTATATGTCAAGACGACATGCCGCTGAGAAGAAAGTAATTCCAGCAGATCCTATCTACGGAAGTGTAACCTTAGAAAGGTTCATTAATAAAGTTATGATGCACGGAAAAAAAAGCATCGCTAGAAAGATAGTCTATTCTGCTTTAGAGAGATTCTCTAAAAAAATCGGTGCGGAGAATGTTCTAGAAGCTTTTAAAGAAGCCTTGGAAAATGCAAAGCCTTTGCTCGAAGTTCGCTCCCGTCGTGTTGGAGGAGCAACTTATCAGGTTCCTGTAGAAGTTGCTGCAGGAAGAAGAGATTGCTTGGCTATGAAATGGATTATCAATAATGCCAGAAACAAGCCTGGAAAGTGCATGGAAGTAGGACTAGCAACCGAGCTTATTGATTGTTTCAATAAACAGGGAGCTACCATCAAGAAACGTGAAGATACCCACCGTATGGCTGAAGCAAACAAAGCATTTGCTCATTATAAGTGGTAAAATAATATTTAATCTCGGTTTGGAAGGGGCATAACAAGTTCATGAGTGATCAGGAATTCGATTTAAGCAAAATTAGAAACATCGGTATCATGGCGCATATCGATGCAGGAAAAACGACAACTACAGAAAGAATTCTTTATTACGCTGGAAGGACTCATAAAATTGGTGAGGTTCATGAAGGCGGAGCTACCATGGACTGGATGGAGCAGGAGCAAGAAAGAGGAATCACCATTACCTCTGCTGCAACAACTGTTTTCTGGTTGGATTGTAAAATCAACATTATTGACACTCCTGGTCACGTAGACTTCACTATTGAAGTTGAAAGATCTCTCCGTGTTTTAGATGGTGCCGTAGCTGTATTTGACGCGGTATCTGGAGTCGAACCTCAGTCAGAAACTGTATGGAGACAGGCGAATAAGTACGGTGTTCCCCGGATTGCTTTCGTAAACAAAATGGACCGTATGGGTGCGAATTATTTCGCAGCTGTAGAGTCTATGAAAGAAAAGCTTGGTGCTAACGCTATTCCTGTACACTGTCCTATTGGCGCTGAAAGCCAATTTGTTGGGATGGTCGATCTTATTTCTCAGAAAGCTCTATATTTCTTAGATGAAACTCTAGGGGCTAAATGGGAAGAACGTGAAATTCCTGAAGATCTGAAAGAGAAATGTGCAGAACTTCGCTATGCTCTTCTTGAAGAGCTAGCTACAGTAGATGAGGGCAACGAAGCTTTCATGATGAAAGTACTTGAAGATCCCGATTCCATTACTGAAGAAGAAATTCACCAAGTCATGCGCAAAGGTGTTATTGAAAATAAGATTAACCCTGTGTTGTGCGGAACCGCTTTTAAAAACAAAGGTGTGCAGCAACTTCTTAATGTTATCGTAAAATGGTTGCCTTCCCCTAAAGATCGTGGCATCATTCACGGAATTAATTTAAAAAATAACGAAGAAGTTCATTTAGAGCCTAGAAAAGATGGGCCTTTAGCTGCTCTTGCGTTCAAAATTATGACAGACCCTTACGTTGGTCGTATTACCTTTATCCGTATCTATTCCGGAACGCTTAAAAAAGGTTCAGCTATCCTTAACTCTACTAAGGATAAGAAAGAACGTATCTCACGTTTATTAGAAATGCACGCCAATGAGAGAACCGATAGAGATGAGTTTACTGTTGGTGATATTGGTGCTTGCGTTGGTTTGAAATATTCAGTTACAGGGGATACCCTCTGTGATGATAATCAGGAAATTGTTCTTGAGCGTATTGAAATCCCTGAACCTGTGATCGACATGGCTATTGAGCCAAAGTCTAAGGGCGATAGAGAGAAATTAGCTCAAGCGTTGAATGCTCTTTCTGAAGAAGATCCTACGTTCCGCGTGACCTCAAACGAAGAAACCGGACAAACAATTATTTCCGGAATGGGTGAGCTACATTTAGATATTCTTCGCGATCGTATGATCCGCGAATTTAAAGTGGAAGCTAATGTCGGTAAACCTCAAGTTTCTTATAAAGAAACAATTACCAAAAACGGCAGTAGCGAAACTAAATATGTAAAACAGTCTGGTGGTCGTGGACAATATGCTCACGTTTGCCTCGAGATCGAGCCAAATGAACCAGGGAAAGGGAATGAAGTTGTCAGCAAAATTGTTGGAGGTGTCATTCCTAGAGAATATATTCCCGCGGTTATGAAAGGTGTGGAAGAAGGCTTAAATACAGGAGTTCTTGCAGGCTATGGTTTGGTCGATGTTAAAGTAAGCATCGTATTTGGATCATATCACGAAGTGGATTCCAGTGAGATGGCATTTAAAATATGCGGTTCGATGGCTGTGAAAGAAGCTTGTAGAAAAGCTGCTCCAGTAATTTTAGAACCTATTATGAAAGTTGCAGTAACCACTCCTGAGGATCATTTAGGAGATGTTATTGGTGATTTAAATCGTCGTCGTGGCAAGATCTTGGGCCAAGAATCTTCACGAAGTATGGCGCAAGTGAATGCGGAGGTTCCTTTAAGTGAGATGTTTGGATATACAACATCTTTAAGATCTTTGACTTCCGGAAGAGCAACATCAACAATGGAACCCGCCTTCTTTGCTAAGGTTCCTCAAAAAATTCAAGAAGAGATTGTTAAGAAGTAAGGAATATATGAAGCAGCAGAAACAGAAAATTCGTATTCGTCTGAAAGGATTCGATCAAGGGCAGCTAGATCGATCAACTGCAGATATTGTTGAGACTGCTAAAAGAACAGGCGCTCGTGTAGCAGGCCCTATTCCTTTGCCTACAAAGAGGGAAGTGTACACTGTGTTGCGTTCTCCTCACGTAGACAAGAAGTCTAGGGAGCAGTTTGAAATTCGCACCCATAAGCGTTTAATAGATATCCTGGATCCTACAGGAAAAACTATAGATGCCTTAAAAATGTTAGCTCTTCCAGCAGGGGTTGATATTAAGATTAAGGCTGCTTAATTTAGTTCGGCTTGGCCATGCATTTATTAGAGAAATTTAAGGCTCAGAGGGTTTCTCTTCTCTCGCGAGAGCTCGTTTCTTGTTGCGATTCTAGCATTGCTTCTTCCGATGCAGGCCATGTCTATCAGCTGTTTTTCAATACAACAAATTCTAATCTATCTTATAAGGTAGGGGATTCTTTAGGTATATTCCCTAAGAATTCTTTAAGTGTTGTTGGGAAGATTCTCGAGTGTCTAGGTTATTCTCCAAAACAACTAGTGCAAACTCGAGAATCCTCTCACATTACATTCTATGACTTCCTAAGATGTCATGCAAACATAGATAAAATACCTGCAAAACTTAAGTCTTTTTTCCCTGATGTAGAGGATTCCACCTCCCTCTATGATGCTATCCAAAAATATCAACCCACGATCTCTTTAGAGCTATTTACACAAAGTGTATTACCTTTGTTACCCCGATTTTATTCCATAGCTTCTGCTCCACATCCTACTGAGGGCAAGATAGAACTTCTAGTACGGCTTGTGAGCTATTCTGGAGAGTATGAACAACGTCATGGAGTATGTTCCTTCTTTTTATGTAAGGAATTAGAAATAGGCGAGGAATGTTACGCGTTTGTACAGCCTACCAAGCATTTTACTATTGGAGATCATGTTCAGAATAAGCCTATTGTTATGATTGGTTCAGGAACAGGAATTGCTCCATATAAAGGTTTTGTACAACAGCGCATTTATAATAATGATCCTGGAATGAACCTTCTCTTTTTCGGAGAGCGATTCGAAAAGGCCAATTTCTACTATCAAAATTTTTGGAAGAAAGCGATTAAAAACGAGTTGTTGAAGCTTTTCTTGGCATTTTCTCGTGACGGGGATCAAAAGATCTACGTACAAGATCTGCTCAGAAAAGAAAGAGAACTCGTTTTACGAGCATGCGAAGAGGGAGCTCACTTTTTTGTCTGTGGTAGTAAAACATTGGGAAGTGAAGTTAAAAAGACTCTGGAAGATATCCTAGGCAAAGATAAGCTCTCCCAATTAAAGGAAGAGCGTCGTTATGTTATCGATGTTTATTAATTGCAATACTCTGCAACTGTGAGTACGCAAAAGCATTGTACACCGTCGCCACAGCCAAAATCACTCAATCCTTCTCCAGAAGTCGCAGTAATACCTACAGAGCCTAAAGGAATATTTAAAGCTGAGGCAATACTTTGTCTCATGGCAGAGAGTTTTGGCAGAAATTTAGGGCGATTTCCTTCAATAGTAATCGCTACGTGGGAAATCATTTGGTTCGATTTTAAAGATTTTATAGCTTCGGATAAATACACACTACTGTCGGTAATGCCGCGAGTGTGGAAAAGCTCATCGGCGACTTCTCCTAATATGATTCTATGAGTTACAGAAGAAATGGCATTGCAAATAGCATGGAAGACGATATCACCATCAGAATTGGCTTGGAAACCAGGACTGTTTTCAAAGATTACCCCAGCTAAAATGCAGGGCTTTGCAGAACTTTCTGAGAGAAAACGATGGCTATCTTGCCCGATTCCTACACGATAAATCCATTGCGGTTTAGGCAAAGGAGAGTCATTTTCTGCGTCCATATTTTATTGTACCGTTTTAACATTCCTTATTTTGAGATTATTCCATTTTTAATTGGTAGATCACCGTATACCTCAATCTACAGAGGTTATACCGCGACTAAAAGTCTCGTGGAAAAATATACAAAATAATCAGAATTCACGCACCTATACATATGTAAAAATTCTTTCTTTGAAACATTAACTAGCCTATAAAAACATTATTTTAATTTTCTTCTTAACACAATAATTTATTTACAGACGTTAAGAAAACAATTTATTTTTAATCTAAAATAGTTGATAATAATACGATTTTTTACCAATACGGGTCTTATTTACAATTATGCAGATTAGATTTCAGACAACCGAAGAGTTTGATGAGGTAATAGGACGAGTATTTCCTAGCAGCTGCCATATGGTGTTTCCTAGAGATGATGATGGCCTTTGGGATACCTCTTATGATTGGGATCTAACACATCCTTTTGCTTTGAAAAATTCTGTTTTAGCAGCCATTCCATTGATTGGATCAATTATGGGATTGATCAAATTATTCACTGTTTGGTCTGTGAGCCCATATGGTGAAAGTAAAGTAAAGATAGCTACCTACACCATCACAGGACTCATGGAATTGTGTGGTCTAGGGATTGTTCTCCTAGCATTAAAAATTCTCTATTTATTTTTTAAAACTATTTGCGCTCTATTTAAAAACATTTCTTTTAGGAATGGAGGGGAGCAAATTTCTTCTGCAAACTTGCAAAATCGAAGTTTTCAATCCGCAGGTCTAATTTTTTCGTAAACTCTTTGATTAGAGCTTATGTTCTTAGAAATATCATTGCTTTAAAGCGAATATTTCCTTATGATAACCTACTGAAATGGCTGGATAGCTCAGTTGGTAGAGCAGAGGATTGAAGATCCTTGTGTCGTCGGTTCGACCCCGGCTCCGGCCATACTCGGTTAACGTTCAACGTGTCTAGTTTTTCTTGAAAAACTAAAATCAAGGACTTTGTATTTTTTATAATTTCAAAGTTTGCTAAAGTATTTAGCAAATCTATTGAGTCCTAAGCACAGAATAAAGAATCATAAGGAAAGAATTAATGAAGTCTTACGCGATAATTCAGACCGGAAGCAAACAATATCAGGTTTCTGAAGGGGATGTAATTGACGTCGAATTATTAGACGGCATTTCCGAAGGGCAAGAAATTGTTTTCGATCAAGTGTTGTTTACTTTTGATGGATCTAAAGTTTCTTTAGGGACTCCCATTGTAAAGGATGCTGTGGTGAAAGGTCAGCTACTCTCTCAAGTTCGTGGAGAAAAAGTAACGGCCTATAAATACAAAAGACGTAAAAATTATCATCGTAAGACTGGTCACCGTCAGAACTATCTTAGAGTGAAAATTAGCAATCTAGTGATTTAATTGGTGGAAAACTAAAGGGATTTTGAAATGGCACATAAGAAAGGTCAGGGAGCAAGCCGTAACGGTCGCGATTCAGAGTCAAAGCGTCTCGGTATGAAAGTGGGCGCAGGGCAAAGAGTTTCCACAGGAAGTATTCTTGTAAGACAAAGAGGTACTAAGTGGCATCCTTCACAAAACGTAGGTAGAGGTCGTGACGACACTTTATTTGCTTTGGTGGACGGTATTGTGGTCACTAAGAAGACAGATCGTACATACATTTCTGTTCTTCCAGAATAAGTCTTAAAGAGACTCTTCAAAAACTCATTTATCTTAGGAAGCTCTATTTTTTGCTCACGCATAAAATGGAGCTTTTCTGTTTTTAACAGGGTTTACGATTTGGGGATAAGTATACAATGTTTTTAGATCAGATTACTATAGAGTTGCGCGCTGGGAAAGGCGGCAATGGTGTTGTAGCATGGAGAAAGGAGAAATACCTACCAAAAGGTGGTCCTTACGGTGGTAATGGCGGCGTCGGTGGATCCATTATTATTGAATCAGCTACACATGTATACTCTTTCGAATCTTATAGAAATATACGCTTTTTAAAAGCCGAAGATGGACAATCTGGAGCTACGAATAATCGTTCCGGAAGAAATGGGAAAGATTTAGTCTTAGTCGTCCCTGAAGGAACATTATTACGGGATGTAGAGACTCGGGAGATTATTTATGATTTTGCTAAAGACGGAGAACGTTTAGTCATTTGCCGCGGAGGCAAAGGTGGTAAGGGAAATACTTTTTTCAAGACATCTACCAACCGTGCTCCTACAAAAGCTACTCCAGGGAAACCTGGGGAAGTGCGCCAAGTCGAGCTAGAGTTAAAACTCATTGCAGACATCGGTCTTGTGGGCTTTCCAAATGCTGGGAAATCTACGTTGTTTAATACTCTTGCTAAAACAGAAGTTAAGGTAGGGGCTTATCCATTTACTACACTGCAACCTGTATTAGGTTTAGTTCCTTGTCGAGAGAAGTTGTATCAAAAACCGTGGATTATTGCAGATATTCCCGGAATCATAGAGGGCGCACATCAAAATCGTGGTCTAGGATTAGACTTTTTAAGACACATTGAACGCACGAGATTGTTATTATTTGTCGTTGATATTTGTGGATGTGAGAGATCATCTCCGGAAGAAGACTTACGTATTCTTATGGATGAGCTTTTGCATTATAAAGAAGATCTTGCTGATAAAGGTAGGATCATTGCTTTAAATAAGATCGATGATCTTC
The Chlamydia caviae GPIC genome window above contains:
- the omcB gene encoding outer membrane complex protein OmcB encodes the protein MSKLFRRVVTVLALTSMASSFASGKIEAAAAESLATRFIASAENSDDNISQRKAKKVRFGRNKYQKQEQKNNGPYCDKEFYPCQDGSCQSSVDTKQEPCYGKMYCVRVSDDSNVEISQAVPEYATVGSPYPIEILAVGKRDCVNVVITQQLPCEVEFISSDPATTPTSDSKLIWTIDRLGQGERCKITVWVKPLKEGCCFTAATVCACPELRSYTKCGQPAICIKQEGPECACLRCPVCYKIEVTNTGSAIARGVVVDNPVPDGYSHPSGQRVLSFNLGDMRPGDTKCFTVEFCPQKRGKITNVATVSYCGGHKCSANVTTVINEPCVQVNISGNDWSYVCKPVEYTIVVSNPGDLKLYDVVIEDLIPSGITILEAPGAEICCNKAVWCIKEMCPGETLQFKVVAKAQTPGKFTNQVSVKTNSDCGSCTSCAEVTTHWKGLAATHMCVIDTNDPICVGENTVYRICVTNRGSAEDTNVSLILKFSKELQPVSSSGPTKGTITGNTVVFDALPKLGSKESVEFSVTLKGVAPGDARGEAILSSDTLTVPVADTENTHVY
- a CDS encoding cysteine-rich outer membrane protein, with protein sequence MLTGVENSESGVIDLIKPGLDDVMKNETVQVTLVNSVLGWCKAHIVDPIKTSKIVQSRAFQITMVVLGVILLIAGLALTFVLQGQLGKNAFLFLIPAVIGLVKLLTTSVFMEKPCTPEKWRLCKRLLATTEDILDDGQINQSNTIFTTESSDVTNTATQS
- a CDS encoding S41 family peptidase, which translates into the protein MIKILRLCALVLTCLPSFSFASELLHEADIRKTVDRLIEYHVDVQDISPDILMRSLRGYSQSFDSHKAYLTEQEVGNFIQSTDIKKRLLKNYKTNNFAIYQNLNRVIKDSIIRAREWRTEWLSDPEALVKEAATHALIKKPKQWARSIQEVKERQRSLLLSYISVYLSDSSKNRYQGKEASLTQLCVRQLEAHENPYLGINDYGKPMSPQEESHHFHVRVVKAMAHSLDAHTTYFSKDEALAMRIQLEKGMCGIGVILKEDIDGVSVKEIIPGGPAHKTGDLHVDDIIYRVDGKNIENLPFRAVLDCLRGSQGSEVTLDVHSQDQNRTVKLRREKISLDDRRVDVSYESYGNGVIGKITLHSFYEGENQISSEQDLKRAIQSLQDKNLLGLVLDIRENTGGFLSQAIKVSGLFMTNGVVVVSRYADGSIKRYRTVSPKKFYDGPLTILVSKSSASAAEIVAQTLQDYGVAIIVGDEQTYGKGTIQHQTITADSDKEGFFKVTVGKYYSPSGKSTQLQGVRSDIHIASRYFAEPLGERYLEHPLPADSCDNVMDDNLKDLDAQMRPWFQKYYTPNLQKEETVWKEMLPQLTANSKQRLSENKNYKIFLDELKDPSEAIRPFGSNDLQMEESVNILKDMILLRERKAAISLGG
- a CDS encoding membrane protein — its product is MITEIPANSLHASCQQRVYASSRNIVMTAAAAVFLILALILSGLSFLPQATLPFSGAYFIIGSFLVFIAAGILLINTLCDACDVLRPFAPLS
- the rpsL gene encoding 30S ribosomal protein S12, translating into MPTINQLIRKKRQSSASRKKSPALQKCPQRRGVCLQVKTKTPKKPNSALRKVAWVRLSNGQEVIAYIGGEGHNLQEHSIVLVQGGRVKDLPGVRYHIVRGALDCAAVKNRKQSRSRYGAKRPK
- the rpsG gene encoding 30S ribosomal protein S7, producing the protein MSRRHAAEKKVIPADPIYGSVTLERFINKVMMHGKKSIARKIVYSALERFSKKIGAENVLEAFKEALENAKPLLEVRSRRVGGATYQVPVEVAAGRRDCLAMKWIINNARNKPGKCMEVGLATELIDCFNKQGATIKKREDTHRMAEANKAFAHYKW